A portion of the Ammospiza caudacuta isolate bAmmCau1 chromosome 25, bAmmCau1.pri, whole genome shotgun sequence genome contains these proteins:
- the YRDC gene encoding threonylcarbamoyl-AMP synthase, with product MARAARLLALAAERAAGPGLAPVPVPGPGPGCARLVLLPPARGARLGPRGAQGEPAEGAGRGRWRQEPGPAEWSEAVAAAAGALQAGGLVAVPTDTVYGVACLAQDSAAVRSIYSLKGRNGAKPLAICLGDVERLYRYCHVNVPEELLRDLLPGPVTLVLERSEELNKDLNPFTSLVGVRIPDHPFMRDLARACPGPLALTSANISSQGSTLTVLEFQDLWPQLSLVVDGGPIGDIQSPECRLGSTVVDLSVSGKFSIIRPGCALAATVEILKKKYGLEPESS from the exons ATGGCGCGGGCGGCGCGGCTGCTGGCGCTGGCGGCGGAGCgagcggcggggcccggccTGGCCCCGGTGCCGGTAccgggcccgggcccgggctgtgcccgcctggtgctgctgccgcCCGCCCGCGGGGCCCGGCTCGGCCCTCGTGGTGCGCAGGGGGAGCCAGCGGAGGGTGCAGGCCGCGGCCGGTGGCGGCAGGAGCCGGGCCCCGCTGAGTGGAGCGAGGCGGTGGCGGCCGCGGCCGGTGCCCTGCAGGCGGGCGGGCTGGTGGCCGTGCCCACGGACACGGTGTACGGCGTGGCCTGCCTGGCCCAGGACTCGGCCGCCGTGCGCAGCATCTACAGCCTGAAGGGGCGGAACGGAGCCAAGCCGCTCGCCATCTGCCTCGGGGACGTGGAGCGGCTCTACCG GTACTGCCATGTCAACGTCCccgaggagctgctgagggaccTGCTGCCAGGACCAGTGACCCTGGTGTTGGAGCGTTCAGAGGAGCTCAATAAGGACCTGAACCCCTTCACATCG CTGGTTGGTGTCCGCATTCCAGACCACCCCTTCATGAGGGACCTGGCACGAGCCTGCCCGGGCCCGCTGGCCCTGACCAGCGCCAACatcagctcccagggcagcacccTGACTGTGCTG gaattccaggaCTTGTGGCCTCAGCTGTCCCTGGTTGTTGATGGAGGCCCCATAGGAGACATCCAGAGCCCAGAGTGTCGCTTGGGCTCAACTGTGGTTGACTTGTCTGTGTCAGGGAAATTCTCCATCATCAGGCCTGGCTG TGCACTGGCAGCCACAGTTGAGATCCTGAAGAAGAAGTATGGCTTGGAACCAGAATCCTCCTAA